A genome region from Aliivibrio salmonicida LFI1238 includes the following:
- a CDS encoding SulA-like leucine-rich domain-containing protein, whose protein sequence is MNVTMAFTTRSNSYAQHIAQRISHIAQETNEQCEQHFIQLLKSLSKQKKWIFITANTMMPSCDVLLQNGVELNRLIRLKASSNLTEQETINKAQQLGTASAIISNNNCYYFTDEQWLTLNRKLTILH, encoded by the coding sequence ATGAACGTAACGATGGCATTCACAACTCGCTCAAACTCATACGCACAACATATTGCACAGCGTATTTCTCACATAGCGCAAGAGACTAATGAACAATGCGAGCAGCACTTCATTCAATTACTTAAAAGTTTATCTAAACAGAAGAAATGGATCTTTATTACAGCAAATACGATGATGCCAAGCTGTGATGTGTTATTACAAAATGGGGTTGAGCTAAACAGACTCATCCGCTTAAAGGCTTCAAGTAATTTGACAGAGCAAGAAACAATCAATAAAGCTCAACAATTAGGCACCGCAAGTGCCATTATCTCAAACAATAATTGCTACTACTTTACAGATGAACAATGGTTAACATTAAATCGAAAATTAACAATTTTACATTAA
- the purT gene encoding formate-dependent phosphoribosylglycinamide formyltransferase produces MFGTALSSSATKVLLLGSGELGKEVAIECQRLGLEVIAVDRYLNAPAMQVAHRSYAIDMLDADALQEVIEKEKPDYVVPEIEAIATDKLVELEKRGLNVVPTANATKLTMNREGIRRLAAEELKLPTSPYRFVDSYEELVDAVKFVGMPCVIKPVMSSSGKGQSVIKTEDDIKTSWDYAQDGGRTGAGRVIVEGFVDFDYEISLLTIRAVDGIHFCDPIGHRQEDGDYRESWQPQVMTEAALQQAQDAAEKVVNALGGYGLFGVELFIKGDDIYFNEVSPRPHDTGLVTLISQEMSEFALHVRAFTGMPINNIVQYGPSASSVILGQGTSTNIRFDGLAEALSQPQTQIKLFGKPEIDGRRRLGVAITRRDNLESAIEDAIAASNKIKINY; encoded by the coding sequence ATGTTTGGTACTGCTCTATCGTCTTCAGCTACAAAAGTATTATTGCTTGGTTCCGGTGAATTAGGCAAAGAAGTGGCTATTGAATGCCAACGCCTTGGTTTGGAAGTTATTGCGGTTGATCGCTATTTAAATGCCCCAGCAATGCAAGTCGCACACCGTAGCTATGCCATTGATATGTTAGATGCTGATGCACTTCAAGAAGTCATTGAAAAAGAAAAACCAGATTATGTCGTGCCTGAAATCGAAGCCATTGCCACAGACAAACTCGTTGAATTAGAAAAACGAGGCCTTAACGTTGTTCCAACCGCTAACGCGACTAAATTGACCATGAACCGCGAAGGCATTCGTCGATTAGCCGCTGAAGAATTAAAATTACCGACGTCTCCTTATCGTTTTGTAGACAGCTATGAAGAACTGGTCGACGCCGTTAAATTTGTAGGTATGCCGTGTGTAATTAAGCCGGTAATGAGTTCATCAGGCAAAGGACAAAGCGTCATCAAGACCGAGGATGATATTAAAACCTCATGGGACTACGCGCAAGATGGCGGACGAACGGGAGCAGGTCGCGTTATTGTTGAAGGTTTTGTGGATTTTGATTACGAAATTTCACTGTTAACTATCCGTGCGGTTGATGGCATTCATTTCTGTGATCCTATCGGTCATCGACAAGAAGATGGTGATTACCGCGAGTCTTGGCAACCTCAAGTAATGACGGAAGCGGCATTACAACAAGCACAAGACGCGGCAGAAAAAGTCGTTAACGCATTAGGCGGTTATGGTTTATTTGGTGTAGAGCTCTTCATTAAAGGCGATGATATTTATTTCAATGAAGTCTCACCTCGCCCACATGATACTGGATTAGTAACGTTAATCTCTCAAGAAATGTCTGAATTTGCTCTGCATGTTCGTGCGTTTACGGGAATGCCCATCAATAACATCGTTCAATATGGTCCTTCTGCCTCTTCTGTGATCTTAGGTCAAGGTACCTCTACAAATATTCGTTTTGATGGACTGGCAGAGGCATTGAGCCAACCACAAACTCAAATAAAATTATTTGGTAAACCTGAAATTGATGGGCGTCGTCGCTTAGGGGTCGCCATAACACGCAGAGACAATCTTGAGTCAGCAATTGAAGATGCTATCGCAGCGTCAAACAAAATTAAAATCAATTACTAA
- a CDS encoding methyltransferase: protein MQSQFLHIDRLLTQTVFFWQFSAFHCADYPWRESYPALIEWLESLSLEEIGHLKNTPLALALALSHYIPEVTELSHFTQFPLLAAPSQCIPKGFNSGINGRKWQQITNLSALSSDFYSPESEWLEWCGGKGYLGRVLSSTTNKKVTTLEWQQELCDSGQHYADGHSLSMRFIQGDALSKQAYSLIKPQQHAVALHACGDLHLSLIEAGIENNIEALTIAPCCFHLTENEEYRPLSFSAQDSLLRLSRVDLRLPLQETVVAGKRTQHHREQEMCFRLGFNELQKWVTGSSEYITVPSIKKSLLAEGFEAFCHWAAAHKSIKLMDNIDYSIWLEKGEAAFILMEKCDLVQHLFKRPLEMWLCFDRALYLEESGYQVRIGEFCLKEETPRNIVIQAKLG from the coding sequence ATGCAATCTCAGTTTTTACATATCGACCGTTTGTTAACTCAGACGGTCTTTTTTTGGCAATTTTCTGCGTTTCATTGCGCTGATTATCCATGGAGAGAATCGTACCCAGCACTTATTGAATGGCTAGAGTCACTTTCTTTAGAAGAAATAGGACACCTAAAAAACACCCCCTTAGCGCTTGCGCTTGCATTATCTCACTATATTCCTGAAGTAACGGAATTATCTCATTTTACTCAATTTCCTCTTTTGGCTGCGCCATCACAATGCATACCTAAAGGATTTAATTCAGGAATAAATGGTCGTAAGTGGCAGCAAATAACCAATTTAAGTGCGTTAAGTTCTGATTTTTACTCTCCAGAGTCTGAATGGCTAGAGTGGTGCGGTGGTAAAGGCTATTTAGGTAGAGTATTAAGCTCTACAACGAATAAAAAAGTAACTACATTAGAATGGCAACAAGAGCTCTGTGATAGTGGCCAACATTATGCAGACGGTCATTCCCTTTCTATGCGTTTTATTCAAGGGGATGCGTTATCTAAACAAGCATATTCATTGATTAAACCTCAACAACATGCGGTTGCTTTGCATGCTTGTGGTGATTTGCATTTGAGTTTAATCGAAGCAGGCATAGAGAATAACATTGAGGCATTGACGATTGCGCCTTGCTGCTTTCATTTAACTGAAAATGAAGAATACCGCCCATTATCTTTCTCTGCTCAAGATTCATTATTACGATTAAGCCGCGTTGATTTGCGTTTACCATTGCAAGAAACGGTGGTTGCAGGGAAGCGAACGCAACATCATCGTGAACAAGAGATGTGTTTTCGTTTAGGGTTTAATGAATTACAAAAATGGGTAACAGGAAGTTCGGAATATATTACGGTTCCGAGTATTAAAAAATCACTACTTGCCGAAGGGTTTGAAGCGTTTTGTCATTGGGCTGCGGCGCACAAAAGCATTAAGCTGATGGATAATATTGATTATTCAATCTGGTTAGAGAAAGGAGAGGCTGCTTTTATTCTGATGGAAAAATGTGACCTTGTTCAACATCTTTTTAAAAGACCATTAGAAATGTGGTTGTGTTTTGATAGAGCGTTGTATTTAGAAGAGTCAGGTTATCAAGTAAGAATTGGGGAGTTTTGTTTGAAAGAAGAAACGCCAAGAAATATCGTGATCCAAGCAAAGTTAGGGTGA
- the cdd gene encoding cytidine deaminase, producing MTTLHKNALQQRLQEAMDTLPSSLNTAIAPLVNEQFTGVITQDQFQALLAQSQLTDKELRLALLPLAAAFSVAPISNFYVGAIARGTSGHLYFGANMEFSNVQLGQTIHAEQSAISHAWIHGETGISDITINFSPCGHCRQFMNELTTADSLMVQLPERDEKSLQAYLPESFGPKDLGVEGGLLATTSHKLNFESTSPLLMQAFDAANRSHAPYSKNFSGVALEMNNGNIYHGMYAENAAFNPSLPPLQVALIHANMSREALSEIKKAALVEDHKGAISHLAITTCTLKDLSPNMILEYVSL from the coding sequence ATGACCACTCTACATAAGAACGCCCTACAACAACGCTTACAAGAAGCCATGGATACCCTTCCTTCTTCTCTTAATACAGCGATCGCCCCTTTAGTTAATGAGCAATTCACTGGCGTTATCACTCAAGATCAATTCCAAGCATTATTGGCTCAAAGTCAATTAACGGATAAAGAATTAAGATTAGCGCTGCTTCCTTTAGCGGCGGCATTTTCTGTTGCTCCTATTTCTAATTTCTATGTTGGAGCGATTGCTCGCGGCACCTCTGGACACTTATATTTTGGTGCCAACATGGAATTCAGTAATGTTCAATTAGGCCAAACTATTCATGCTGAACAATCTGCAATCAGCCATGCATGGATTCATGGTGAAACAGGGATTTCAGACATCACGATCAACTTCAGCCCATGTGGGCATTGTCGTCAATTTATGAATGAGTTAACAACGGCCGATTCATTAATGGTGCAATTACCAGAACGTGATGAAAAATCTCTGCAAGCGTATTTACCAGAATCGTTTGGTCCTAAAGACTTAGGTGTTGAAGGTGGTTTGTTAGCCACAACATCACATAAACTGAACTTTGAATCGACATCTCCATTACTAATGCAAGCATTTGATGCTGCAAATCGTAGCCACGCCCCTTATTCAAAAAACTTTAGTGGTGTCGCTTTAGAAATGAATAACGGTAATATCTACCACGGTATGTACGCGGAAAACGCAGCATTTAACCCGAGTTTACCCCCACTTCAAGTCGCATTAATTCATGCAAATATGTCTCGCGAAGCCTTATCTGAAATCAAAAAAGCGGCATTGGTTGAAGATCACAAAGGGGCAATCAGTCATTTAGCGATTACGACCTGTACTCTTAAAGATCTGAGTCCAAACATGATATTAGAATACGTGTCTTTATAG
- the cysB gene encoding HTH-type transcriptional regulator CysB has product MKLQQLKYIVEVVNHSLNVSSTAESLYTSQPGISKQVRLLEDELGVQIFERSGKHLTRVTPSGEEIVKISREILSRVDSIKAVAGEHTHPEKGLLNITTTHTQARYALPDVIKGFTSRYPQVSLHMHQGTPTQMSDAIAKGTADFAIATEALHLYHDAIMLPCYHWNRSIVVNKDHPLAQKKHVTVHDLAAYELVTYVFGFTGRSELDSAFNKAGLTPKIVFTATDADVIKTYVRLGIGVGVIASMAMDPERDSDLVAIDASHIFDASTTTIGFKRGSFLKSYMYDFMERFAPHLTRPIVEQATMLKNNYEIEEMFKDINLPVR; this is encoded by the coding sequence ATGAAATTACAACAACTGAAATACATTGTTGAAGTGGTTAATCACAGCCTTAATGTGTCTTCAACTGCAGAGTCTTTGTATACCTCTCAGCCTGGTATTAGTAAGCAAGTTCGATTGTTAGAAGATGAACTGGGTGTGCAAATCTTTGAACGAAGTGGCAAGCACCTTACTCGAGTTACGCCATCGGGTGAAGAGATCGTAAAAATATCTCGCGAGATTTTATCTCGAGTTGACAGTATCAAAGCGGTGGCTGGTGAGCATACTCACCCAGAGAAAGGGTTGTTGAACATTACGACGACGCATACTCAGGCTCGTTATGCTTTGCCGGATGTGATTAAAGGTTTTACTTCTCGTTATCCTCAAGTTTCTTTGCATATGCACCAAGGCACGCCAACGCAAATGTCAGATGCAATTGCAAAAGGCACGGCGGATTTTGCAATTGCAACAGAAGCGCTTCATTTATACCACGATGCCATTATGTTGCCTTGTTATCACTGGAACCGCTCGATAGTAGTAAATAAGGATCATCCACTGGCACAGAAAAAACACGTGACAGTTCACGATCTTGCTGCTTATGAATTGGTTACTTATGTGTTTGGTTTTACTGGACGCTCGGAGTTAGACAGTGCGTTTAATAAAGCAGGGTTAACACCTAAAATTGTCTTTACGGCTACCGATGCTGATGTCATTAAAACTTATGTTCGTTTAGGTATTGGTGTTGGTGTTATAGCAAGCATGGCAATGGATCCTGAAAGAGATTCTGATCTAGTTGCTATAGATGCAAGTCATATATTTGATGCAAGTACAACAACGATTGGCTTTAAGCGTGGTTCATTCCTAAAGAGTTATATGTATGACTTTATGGAACGTTTTGCACCACATCTCACTCGCCCAATCGTAGAGCAAGCAACCATGCTTAAAAATAATTATGAAATAGAAGAGATGTTTAAAGACATTAACCTTCCTGTCCGTTAA
- a CDS encoding IS982-like element ISVsa6 family transposase: MNKLVDIFCDVDDFCYQFLSQWEKYLVEASERKRKRQSVMSTSECMTIVIAFHQSNHRDFKNFYIGLVHQYWKGYFPNLLSYTRFVSKMPSLIAPMCAYFQSIKGKPTGIAFVDSTSLKVCHNIRIPRHKVFDGVAKRGKGTMGWFFGFKLHLLINHLGEIISLKITAGNVNDRTPVPDLCKELSGKLYADKGYIGKKLSESLKNSDVDLVTTSRKNMKAKEISAFDKAMLSKRYIIETINDQLKNISQIEHSRHRSVTGFMLNVISGVVAYCLKKQKPRIKLSECEFELILA, from the coding sequence ATGAATAAATTAGTTGATATATTTTGTGATGTCGATGATTTTTGTTATCAATTCTTATCTCAATGGGAAAAATACCTTGTTGAGGCTAGTGAGAGAAAAAGAAAACGTCAGTCAGTAATGTCTACTAGTGAATGTATGACTATTGTCATCGCTTTTCATCAATCAAATCATAGAGATTTCAAGAACTTCTATATCGGGTTAGTTCATCAATATTGGAAAGGATACTTTCCAAATTTACTTAGCTACACTCGATTTGTGAGCAAAATGCCTAGCCTAATCGCCCCAATGTGTGCCTATTTTCAATCTATCAAAGGTAAGCCGACTGGCATTGCTTTTGTTGACTCCACGAGTCTTAAAGTATGCCATAACATTCGAATTCCTCGCCATAAAGTCTTTGATGGTGTTGCGAAAAGAGGAAAAGGTACCATGGGATGGTTTTTCGGCTTCAAACTTCATTTATTGATTAACCATCTTGGAGAAATTATTTCGCTGAAAATCACAGCTGGCAATGTAAATGATAGGACTCCTGTACCTGATTTATGCAAAGAACTCTCGGGGAAATTGTACGCTGATAAAGGGTACATAGGTAAAAAGTTGAGTGAGAGCTTAAAGAACTCTGATGTCGATTTAGTGACTACCTCGCGAAAAAACATGAAAGCAAAAGAGATAAGTGCTTTTGATAAGGCTATGTTATCAAAGAGATACATTATCGAAACGATAAATGACCAATTGAAGAATATCTCTCAAATTGAACATAGCCGTCATCGTAGCGTGACTGGTTTCATGCTAAATGTAATTTCAGGCGTTGTGGCTTATTGTTTAAAAAAACAAAAGCCACGAATTAAGCTATCAGAATGTGAATTTGAACTAATCCTCGCTTAA
- a CDS encoding IS91-like element ISVsa9 family transposase produces MHAYKPLKQLFNSQNNWLKFLHNNKANLRAVVIENVTKMLSCGTAAFGSREYHCCNPDCTHIKYIHQTCKSRACSSCGMKATERWIQKQQHVFPECEYQHITFTLPNTLWPIFRHNRWLLNKLFKCAANILLGWAKDKGIDVGIFCALHTYGRKLNWNTHLHLSVTRGGICERTGLWKPIYFQMKTTEPCWRAAIVSLLGKAYYELDLSSEECPYIRNKTDWSRFLSSQYNRRWKLHFAKKTNNVKPTMNYLGRYLKRPPISASRLSHYAKGGMITFNYLDHRTGTTDSLTLSPEEMIRRIVEHYPDKHFKMIRYYGFLSMRRRGEALPRVYAALGMTIEAEPKMPGYAAMLKGYVKVDPYECILCESRLVFTNFRVGNSVNDLVTHAIVQSELRAA; encoded by the coding sequence ATGCACGCATATAAACCCCTGAAACAATTATTTAATAGTCAAAATAACTGGCTTAAATTTCTTCATAATAACAAAGCTAACCTAAGAGCGGTCGTGATTGAAAATGTCACAAAGATGCTGTCCTGTGGGACAGCGGCTTTTGGCTCTCGCGAATATCATTGTTGCAACCCTGACTGTACCCATATCAAATATATTCACCAAACCTGTAAATCTCGAGCGTGCAGTAGCTGTGGCATGAAAGCCACAGAGCGATGGATACAAAAGCAACAACATGTCTTCCCTGAATGCGAATATCAACACATCACCTTTACCCTTCCAAACACGCTATGGCCTATCTTTCGTCATAACCGTTGGCTGTTAAATAAATTATTCAAATGTGCTGCAAACATTCTGCTGGGATGGGCAAAAGATAAAGGAATAGATGTCGGTATCTTTTGTGCTCTTCATACTTACGGTCGAAAACTGAATTGGAATACGCACTTACATTTATCGGTCACTCGTGGGGGAATTTGTGAACGTACCGGTTTATGGAAACCCATTTACTTCCAAATGAAAACGACAGAGCCTTGTTGGAGAGCGGCTATCGTCAGTTTATTGGGTAAGGCTTATTATGAGCTTGATTTATCAAGCGAAGAATGCCCCTATATCCGTAATAAAACGGATTGGTCACGCTTTTTAAGCAGTCAATATAATCGTCGTTGGAAGCTTCATTTTGCTAAAAAGACAAATAATGTAAAACCGACGATGAACTATCTTGGTCGGTATTTAAAACGGCCCCCGATTTCAGCGTCACGTTTAAGTCATTACGCCAAAGGCGGAATGATAACGTTTAATTATTTAGACCATCGAACAGGAACAACAGACAGCCTAACATTATCACCAGAAGAGATGATAAGACGGATAGTAGAGCACTATCCTGATAAACATTTCAAGATGATCCGATACTACGGTTTTTTATCAATGCGTCGTCGTGGAGAAGCTCTGCCTAGAGTTTATGCAGCTTTAGGTATGACAATAGAAGCTGAGCCGAAAATGCCAGGGTATGCCGCAATGTTAAAAGGATATGTAAAAGTAGATCCGTACGAATGTATTTTATGTGAAAGTCGTCTGGTGTTTACGAATTTCCGAGTCGGAAATTCGGTCAATGATTTAGTCACCCATGCGATAGTTCAGTCAGAATTGAGGGCAGCATAA
- a CDS encoding amidase family protein, which translates to MDVQTTYVPHSGPVQQWAFYGLLENKKFVVSDCIDIKDTPNGLGNPVWLAQQKVAKDNAPVVDLLLKKGAIFVGKTQMDEFGFGLHGNNPHYAAIKNPNSEGRLIGGSSCGAIAAVANGLADIGLGTDLSGGIRVPAVYAGLYGFKSSSYAANMKGVYCIAKEETSLGWVAKSLSDIRKVATTLTPMSPLMTVDRIVVLDSLFLDVPEEAKVKLEQLLEASPYYKVVRSKAISKIITMKAAESFKVITATRGLRNIEPWVEKNHPMLSNEIKMQLKWLSSLKYKDERIALEQRDLVKSVLESLLDEKTLLLLPTTANIAPPETATDEQLYKLNSLILKYTSLASLADLPQLHLPWFTVNNSPWGVSLIGKKGMDRQLIDAAIRWKGNQ; encoded by the coding sequence ATGGATGTTCAAACCACTTATGTGCCTCACTCAGGACCTGTACAGCAATGGGCTTTTTATGGACTTTTAGAAAATAAGAAATTTGTTGTAAGCGATTGTATTGATATTAAAGATACGCCAAATGGCTTAGGTAATCCGGTATGGTTAGCGCAACAGAAAGTGGCCAAAGATAACGCGCCAGTGGTGGATCTTTTATTAAAGAAAGGGGCAATATTTGTGGGTAAAACTCAAATGGATGAGTTTGGTTTTGGACTTCATGGTAATAACCCACATTACGCTGCGATTAAAAACCCAAACAGTGAAGGGCGGTTAATTGGTGGGTCATCTTGCGGAGCCATTGCGGCGGTCGCGAATGGATTGGCTGATATCGGCTTAGGCACGGATTTAAGTGGTGGAATACGAGTCCCTGCGGTATACGCTGGTTTATATGGTTTTAAATCGTCTTCTTATGCCGCGAATATGAAAGGGGTTTATTGCATTGCAAAAGAAGAAACCTCTTTAGGCTGGGTTGCTAAGAGTTTGTCGGACATTAGAAAAGTCGCGACGACATTAACTCCGATGTCTCCATTAATGACGGTCGATCGCATTGTCGTGCTAGACAGCTTGTTTCTTGATGTTCCAGAAGAAGCAAAGGTAAAACTAGAACAATTACTTGAGGCATCCCCTTATTATAAAGTCGTTCGTAGTAAAGCGATCAGTAAAATAATAACCATGAAAGCCGCCGAAAGTTTTAAAGTCATTACCGCGACAAGAGGGCTACGTAATATAGAACCGTGGGTTGAAAAAAACCACCCAATGCTCAGTAATGAAATTAAAATGCAATTGAAATGGTTATCTTCATTAAAGTATAAAGATGAGCGAATTGCCCTAGAACAAAGGGATCTTGTTAAATCGGTTTTAGAGTCACTTTTAGATGAAAAAACACTGTTGCTACTGCCAACGACCGCTAACATTGCCCCACCAGAAACGGCGACGGATGAGCAGTTATACAAACTTAACTCATTGATATTAAAATACACATCATTAGCCAGTTTAGCTGATTTACCTCAATTGCATCTTCCGTGGTTTACTGTGAATAACTCACCTTGGGGAGTGTCATTAATCGGTAAAAAAGGAATGGATAGACAACTAATTGATGCGGCTATTCGATGGAAAGGGAACCAATAA
- a CDS encoding amino acid aminotransferase, whose translation MFEKISAAPADPILGLTDEFKNDPRAEKINLGVGIYKNEAGQTPVLKTVKKAEAVLLDTEKTKSYLTIQGTAEYGLAVQKLLFGNNADVITEKRTQTAQAPGGTGALRVAGEFIKRQLGNVKIWISNPTWANHIGVFTAAGIETAQYSYYNAETKSKDFAAMMADLQQAESGDVVLLHGCCHNPTGIDPTDAEWEELAKLCANKGLLPLFDFAYQGFAKGVEEDASGLRTFAQYCPELLVASSFSKNFGLYNERVGAFTLVAKDPEVSVTAFSQVKAIIRSIYSNPPAHGAAVVTYILNDDALRTEWEQEVQEMRARIQEMRTLFVTTLKEQGVDANFSFIERQNGMFSFSGLSKEQVNRLKDEFAIYIVGSGRISVAGMTKDNMLPLCKGIAAVL comes from the coding sequence ATGTTTGAAAAAATCTCTGCCGCTCCAGCTGATCCAATTCTTGGCCTAACTGATGAATTTAAAAATGACCCTCGTGCTGAAAAAATCAACTTAGGTGTTGGTATTTATAAGAACGAAGCGGGTCAGACTCCAGTATTGAAAACAGTAAAAAAAGCAGAAGCTGTATTGCTTGATACTGAAAAAACAAAGTCATATTTAACCATCCAAGGTACTGCAGAATACGGCCTAGCCGTTCAAAAACTGTTGTTTGGCAATAACGCTGATGTCATTACAGAAAAACGCACTCAAACAGCACAAGCGCCTGGTGGTACTGGTGCACTTCGTGTAGCTGGTGAATTCATTAAACGCCAATTAGGCAATGTGAAAATTTGGATCAGTAACCCAACATGGGCAAACCACATTGGTGTATTTACTGCTGCTGGTATCGAAACTGCACAATACAGCTACTACAACGCAGAAACTAAATCGAAAGATTTCGCTGCAATGATGGCAGATTTACAACAAGCAGAATCTGGTGATGTTGTATTACTGCACGGATGTTGTCACAACCCAACAGGTATTGATCCAACAGATGCTGAATGGGAAGAACTAGCAAAATTATGTGCAAATAAAGGATTATTACCACTGTTTGATTTTGCGTACCAAGGTTTTGCTAAAGGCGTTGAAGAAGATGCTTCTGGTCTTCGTACTTTTGCTCAATACTGCCCAGAATTACTTGTTGCGAGTTCGTTCTCTAAAAACTTCGGTTTATACAATGAACGTGTCGGTGCATTTACGCTGGTAGCTAAAGACCCTGAAGTTTCTGTTACTGCGTTCTCACAAGTGAAAGCAATTATTCGCTCTATTTACTCTAACCCACCAGCTCATGGTGCCGCTGTCGTTACTTACATCTTAAATGATGATGCGTTGCGTACTGAGTGGGAACAAGAAGTACAAGAAATGCGAGCTCGTATTCAAGAGATGCGTACTCTGTTTGTTACCACTCTAAAAGAGCAAGGCGTAGACGCTAATTTCAGCTTTATTGAACGTCAAAATGGCATGTTCTCTTTCTCTGGTCTGTCTAAAGAACAAGTGAATCGCCTAAAAGATGAGTTTGCAATTTACATCGTTGGTTCAGGTCGAATCAGTGTTGCTGGTATGACGAAAGACAACATGCTGCCATTATGTAAAGGCATTGCCGCTGTTCTTTAA